From one Bacteroides fragilis NCTC 9343 genomic stretch:
- a CDS encoding glycosyltransferase produces the protein MKRVLFVNNYDMIKSRESYNNGNSASHHQFGTNELLETGEYAIDYMLITPKNHKNKIFKLVSLLPLWFKLYWKARNYDIVYGGADFTVDFLGILKQIKLFRPKLIAIFYHPPFTIRLKLEQYDHLIFISQFAHQAMCKELPQKANMLEFMQWGPDHKFYERLAPILNFQRQYENIIFISNGKTRRDHETLVSAAEKTASHTIIVSDNQSIPTNYKEGKYTQIHIQEKPDDTRMVPLLNSCSVLVIPTPPYEHPLAAIGMTSFVDALALGMPIIAADNTAYRDIIIENNMGKIYKAGDVDDLANAMNYFKKSPERIVECGKNAWLFGKKNDINHFGQKLRKLFES, from the coding sequence ATGAAACGCGTTTTATTTGTTAATAATTACGACATGATAAAATCCAGAGAATCATACAATAATGGGAACTCTGCAAGTCATCATCAATTCGGAACTAATGAGCTTCTTGAAACTGGTGAATACGCTATCGACTATATGCTGATTACTCCTAAAAATCACAAAAATAAAATATTCAAATTAGTGTCACTTCTACCTTTATGGTTTAAACTCTATTGGAAAGCGCGCAATTATGATATTGTATATGGAGGAGCGGATTTTACAGTAGACTTTTTGGGAATATTAAAACAAATAAAATTATTTCGTCCAAAACTTATTGCCATATTTTATCACCCTCCATTCACCATAAGGCTGAAATTAGAGCAATATGATCATCTTATTTTCATCAGCCAATTTGCTCATCAAGCCATGTGTAAGGAGCTGCCCCAAAAAGCTAATATGCTAGAATTTATGCAATGGGGACCAGATCATAAGTTTTATGAACGCCTAGCCCCTATACTTAATTTCCAAAGACAATATGAGAACATCATATTCATTAGTAATGGTAAAACCCGACGTGACCACGAGACATTAGTGAGTGCTGCTGAGAAGACAGCAAGCCATACAATTATCGTTAGTGACAACCAAAGTATTCCTACAAATTACAAAGAAGGCAAATATACTCAAATCCATATTCAAGAGAAACCCGATGACACTAGAATGGTGCCCTTACTCAATAGCTGTTCCGTTTTAGTTATTCCAACTCCCCCATATGAGCATCCACTTGCAGCTATAGGAATGACTAGTTTTGTCGATGCATTAGCCTTGGGTATGCCTATTATCGCAGCTGATAATACAGCATACAGAGATATTATCATTGAGAACAACATGGGAAAGATCTACAAAGCAGGGGATGTTGATGATTTAGCAAATGCCATGAATTATTTTAAAAAATCACCAGAAAGAATTGTTGAATGTGGAAAAAATGCATGGCTATTTGGCAAAAAGAATGACATAAATCATTTCGGACAAAAACTACGTAAGTTATTTGAATCATGA
- a CDS encoding polysaccharide deacetylase family protein codes for MKIYIKTIAIFLLILLAASCIKEVDLYKGGSLREPAYLYPFDQENKNVTAEITIKTNSTINLELLDVYFAPLKYNKHLLIMLTQDDCKPSIYPRTWASINGKPLSGQYYYHYEQLKQDDLPPDIYYLGKTLGCTDGTGKEVRFSFTATLAADDNYMAEESIINLGYSKDNYRFYGRNGILWEDVIDIVNYGNSIAFHNVNTKEIHNIDSIQKHYLIGQDSIQKRLSGRKCKTLSEPDGNIDYTTAAINLDDIKTITAERGEKVYPFHNLTNLENHTLNRVFHDSPDDFKQVIEQERSIPTVDRCAINIGVHSTDAFWTDFLLWLNDTYGKDGEDCIWMPSQEEYYEYNYYRMHGKIEKSADGSTLKLIINLPSQEYFYYPSVTINLKGLKKEDIKSIESNSAVTGLSYGNYQDGVMLNIDCRRFLVEHATHFVEQYEKDKTNQSNKADALYFVNMLKESSKKAELLNRIK; via the coding sequence ATGAAAATATACATTAAAACCATAGCAATATTCCTTTTGATACTATTAGCAGCTTCATGTATCAAAGAAGTTGACTTGTATAAAGGAGGAAGTTTAAGAGAACCGGCATATTTATACCCTTTTGATCAAGAAAATAAAAATGTGACAGCCGAGATTACAATCAAAACCAATTCAACTATCAATTTAGAATTGTTAGATGTTTATTTTGCACCTCTAAAATATAACAAACATTTGCTAATTATGCTTACCCAAGACGATTGTAAGCCTAGTATCTATCCACGAACATGGGCAAGTATCAATGGAAAGCCTCTTTCGGGACAATATTACTATCATTATGAACAATTAAAGCAAGATGATCTTCCACCAGATATTTACTATTTAGGAAAAACCTTAGGATGTACTGATGGAACAGGCAAAGAAGTTAGATTTTCATTTACAGCTACATTGGCTGCAGACGATAACTACATGGCCGAAGAATCAATAATAAATTTGGGATATAGCAAAGACAATTATCGTTTTTATGGAAGAAATGGCATTTTATGGGAAGATGTAATTGATATAGTTAATTATGGCAATAGTATAGCGTTTCATAACGTAAATACTAAGGAAATACATAACATAGATAGCATACAAAAACATTATCTTATTGGGCAAGATAGCATACAAAAAAGATTATCGGGCAGGAAATGTAAAACGCTTTCAGAACCTGATGGAAACATTGATTATACTACTGCTGCAATTAACTTAGATGATATAAAAACTATCACAGCAGAACGTGGTGAAAAGGTATATCCATTTCATAATCTTACTAATCTAGAAAATCATACATTAAATAGAGTCTTTCATGATAGTCCTGATGACTTTAAACAGGTGATAGAGCAAGAACGATCTATACCCACTGTGGATCGGTGCGCTATTAACATCGGTGTACATTCTACAGATGCCTTCTGGACTGACTTTCTTCTTTGGCTGAACGACACTTATGGCAAAGATGGTGAAGATTGTATATGGATGCCTAGTCAAGAAGAATATTATGAATACAACTATTATCGCATGCATGGAAAGATTGAAAAGAGCGCAGACGGATCGACATTGAAATTGATCATCAACTTGCCGAGCCAGGAATATTTTTATTACCCTTCAGTCACCATCAACCTGAAAGGACTGAAGAAAGAAGACATCAAGTCGATAGAAAGTAACAGTGCTGTCACCGGACTGTCTTACGGAAATTATCAGGACGGAGTCATGCTGAACATTGACTGCCGACGGTTCCTGGTTGAACACGCTACGCACTTTGTAGAGCAATATGAAAAAGACAAAACAAACCAATCGAACAAAGCAGACGCACTCTACTTTGTAAACATGCTTAAAGAATCAAGTAAGAAAGCCGAATTATTGAACCGAATAAAATAA
- a CDS encoding glycosyltransferase family 4 protein, which yields MKNNIKIAYCIPSLYYPSGMERVLTLKANYFTEFFGYEIHIILTDGENRPPYYELHPNITIHQLGINYDHLYGTPIYRRILEYFKKQRVFRRRLNECLNEIKPNITISLLRRDINFINKMTDGSIKLGEIHFNKSNYREFNPPGLPNFIKKLIKRFWMKQLICKLRSLERFIVLSHEDATEWTELNNVTVIHNPLSFIPESHSDCSRKQVIAVGRYMPQKGFDRLISAWKIVSQKHPDWILRIYGDGMREKLQKQIDTLDIGKTCILEHSVRNIIEKYCESSIFVLSSHFEGFGMVITEAMVCGVPPIAFACPCGPRDIIENNIDGILVRNGDIIGLADKICFLMENESVRKEMGIRARHNVERFKIENIALQWKNLFESVTN from the coding sequence ATGAAAAATAATATCAAAATAGCTTATTGCATTCCGTCTTTATACTATCCAAGTGGTATGGAACGGGTTTTAACATTAAAGGCCAATTACTTTACTGAGTTCTTTGGCTATGAGATACATATCATTTTAACGGATGGAGAAAATAGACCTCCATACTATGAGTTGCATCCCAATATTACAATCCATCAACTTGGAATCAATTACGATCATCTATATGGAACACCTATCTATAGGCGCATCTTAGAATACTTTAAAAAACAGAGAGTCTTTCGAAGACGCTTGAACGAATGTCTAAATGAAATAAAACCCAACATTACAATATCATTATTGAGACGAGATATTAATTTTATCAATAAGATGACAGACGGAAGCATAAAATTAGGGGAGATACATTTTAATAAATCAAACTATCGCGAATTTAATCCTCCTGGACTTCCCAACTTTATAAAAAAATTAATCAAACGTTTTTGGATGAAACAACTTATATGTAAGTTACGTTCATTAGAGCGGTTTATTGTTCTTAGCCATGAAGATGCAACAGAGTGGACAGAATTAAATAATGTAACCGTTATTCACAACCCTCTTTCATTTATTCCAGAGTCACATTCTGACTGCAGCAGAAAACAAGTGATTGCAGTTGGAAGATATATGCCACAAAAAGGATTTGATCGTCTAATATCTGCATGGAAAATTGTATCCCAAAAACATCCGGACTGGATATTGCGCATATATGGTGATGGTATGCGCGAAAAACTCCAAAAACAAATTGATACGTTAGATATTGGCAAAACCTGTATATTAGAACACAGTGTACGGAATATCATAGAGAAATATTGTGAAAGTTCTATATTTGTTCTATCTTCACATTTCGAAGGATTTGGAATGGTCATCACAGAAGCAATGGTATGTGGAGTACCTCCTATAGCATTTGCTTGTCCATGTGGACCACGTGATATCATTGAAAATAATATTGATGGTATATTAGTAAGAAATGGAGATATAATAGGATTAGCAGATAAAATCTGTTTCCTTATGGAGAATGAGAGTGTACGTAAAGAAATGGGAATTCGTGCACGCCACAACGTAGAACGCTTCAAAATAGAAAACATAGCACTTCAATGGAAAAACTTATTTGAATCAGTTACTAATTAA
- a CDS encoding glycosyltransferase family protein, translating into MKALFLVFHGFDEANGISKKIQHQIKALKECGLDVCTCYYEQTSDGHWKWIADNNILVDFGHSTWGKIRKRICFKPIRDFIISEGISFIYIRSFHNANPFTIQLVSQLKKHDVKVVMEIPTYPYDQEYITFKMKLDLLVDKCFRHHLAKLLDGIITFSDAKTIFGGPTIRISNGIDFDSILPKKQINDTTYELHLIGVAEIHYWHGYDRIIKGLAEYYLTKPQYKVYFHIVGELSGERERQEILPIIKQNALEPYVILYGNMHGNDLDQLFSKADMGIGSLGRHRSGITHIKTLKNREYAARGIPFVYSEIDADFDHCNYVLKVPANETPINIHELISFYHSQSWNINVIRHSVENLSWKMQMQKVINETYK; encoded by the coding sequence ATGAAAGCACTGTTTCTTGTATTTCACGGATTCGACGAAGCAAACGGAATCAGCAAAAAAATCCAACACCAAATAAAAGCACTAAAAGAGTGCGGTTTAGACGTATGTACCTGCTATTATGAACAAACATCAGATGGACATTGGAAGTGGATAGCTGACAATAACATTTTAGTCGATTTCGGACATAGCACATGGGGAAAAATAAGAAAACGTATATGTTTTAAGCCCATAAGAGATTTTATAATTTCTGAAGGAATCAGCTTTATATATATCCGTTCTTTTCATAATGCTAATCCATTTACAATACAATTGGTCAGTCAGCTTAAGAAACATGATGTAAAAGTAGTAATGGAAATTCCAACATACCCTTATGATCAGGAATATATAACTTTCAAGATGAAACTTGACCTATTGGTTGATAAATGTTTTCGCCATCATTTAGCAAAATTACTTGATGGGATCATCACATTTTCAGATGCCAAAACCATCTTTGGAGGACCTACTATTCGTATCTCAAATGGAATTGATTTTGATTCAATACTACCTAAAAAACAAATAAATGATACAACTTATGAACTACATTTAATTGGAGTGGCAGAAATACATTATTGGCATGGATATGATCGTATTATCAAAGGATTGGCAGAATATTATCTTACAAAACCTCAATACAAAGTATATTTTCACATTGTAGGCGAATTAAGCGGAGAACGTGAACGTCAAGAAATATTGCCAATAATCAAACAGAATGCCTTAGAGCCTTATGTTATTTTATATGGAAACATGCATGGAAACGACCTCGACCAACTATTTTCTAAGGCAGATATGGGCATAGGTAGCTTAGGACGGCACCGAAGTGGAATTACTCATATAAAGACTCTAAAAAACAGAGAATATGCAGCCCGAGGTATCCCGTTTGTCTATTCAGAAATTGATGCAGACTTTGACCACTGCAATTATGTACTTAAAGTACCAGCCAATGAAACTCCAATTAATATACATGAATTGATATCTTTTTATCATAGCCAATCATGGAACATAAATGTTATTCGTCATTCCGTAGAAAATTTATCATGGAAAATGCAAATGCAAAAAGTTATCAATGAAACTTATAAATAA
- a CDS encoding glycosyltransferase family 2 protein: MKWYTKYLQVYEKPFSEAPQEIVEEVRNKLKLLQSDNPLVTVSLIGYNEEKHLLASLWSLSEMKCKYPIEIIGTDNDSKDQTATIYEATGIPYVIEHQHSCGHARLCGLKRAKGKYHINIDSDTMYPPHYVETMVDALERPGIVAVSSLWSYIPDKEHSWVGLKIYEFIRDIHLWIQSIKRPELSVRGLVFAYRTDYARQVGIRTDIRRGEDGSLALRLKEYGNIYFIRKRKARAITGYGTISADGSLFNSFKVRAIYALKNIGRVFTRKKEYKDEDDNLIKS, from the coding sequence ATGAAATGGTACACAAAATATTTACAAGTATACGAGAAGCCTTTTTCTGAAGCTCCACAAGAGATCGTTGAAGAAGTTCGAAATAAACTGAAATTACTACAATCTGACAATCCGCTTGTAACAGTCTCTCTTATAGGATATAATGAAGAAAAACATCTACTAGCGAGTTTATGGTCTCTGAGTGAAATGAAATGTAAATATCCAATAGAAATTATTGGTACAGATAACGATTCCAAAGACCAAACAGCAACAATCTATGAAGCAACCGGCATTCCATATGTAATAGAGCATCAACATAGTTGTGGACATGCTCGCCTCTGCGGATTAAAGCGTGCCAAAGGAAAATATCACATTAATATTGACTCCGACACTATGTATCCCCCACATTATGTTGAAACAATGGTTGATGCATTAGAACGTCCTGGAATTGTAGCAGTAAGTTCATTATGGAGCTATATTCCCGATAAAGAACATTCGTGGGTCGGATTAAAAATATATGAATTCATTAGAGACATCCATTTATGGATACAATCGATCAAACGTCCTGAATTAAGTGTACGAGGACTGGTATTTGCATACCGTACAGATTACGCTCGTCAAGTGGGTATCCGCACAGATATTAGACGGGGGGAGGATGGCTCTTTAGCTTTACGACTCAAAGAATACGGAAATATATATTTTATACGCAAAAGAAAGGCACGTGCAATCACGGGATATGGTACCATCAGCGCTGACGGCTCGTTATTCAACAGTTTTAAGGTACGGGCTATTTACGCCCTCAAAAATATAGGTAGAGTATTTACGCGAAAGAAAGAATATAAGGATGAAGATGATAATTTAATAAAATCATGA
- a CDS encoding acyltransferase family protein — translation MKEIFEKLHRPINPAGYITEIDGFRFFAIFTVCLLHLNNFFGRSIGYDYYQGVKDINSWSWFINRCGLGVELFFAISGFVIALPFFRHYLEGSKKPSLKQYFYRRLTRLEVPFILSCVIIYLAYAITSQTNILADINHLFASITYTHTLIYGVWPPFNPVIWSLEVEIQFYVLAPWLILFLFSGSGKYSWYIRITILFCFSLILKGFFYNELKQLHLHLSILNHLHYFLVGFTIAYLFLRQKELLYRKYFIWDIVGSICFYLLFYFIWNPNQLYFCIALFLLFLSVFKGYFINWICRRKVLYIIGGMCYTIYLLHYPLFHFTGKLTKKILPFDFYYSNYLIQATLLLPIVFTICCCYYILIEKPCMNKNWPQTLNAKIKRITYFKIKS, via the coding sequence ATGAAAGAAATATTCGAGAAATTACATCGTCCAATTAACCCCGCTGGGTATATCACTGAAATAGATGGATTCCGTTTCTTTGCTATCTTTACAGTCTGCCTGTTGCATCTCAATAATTTTTTTGGCAGAAGTATCGGATATGATTATTACCAAGGAGTCAAAGATATCAATTCATGGAGTTGGTTCATTAATCGATGTGGTTTAGGTGTTGAGCTTTTTTTTGCAATTAGTGGATTTGTCATAGCATTACCTTTTTTCCGTCATTATTTAGAAGGCAGTAAAAAACCTTCTTTAAAACAATATTTCTATAGAAGGTTAACTCGCTTAGAAGTACCTTTTATTTTATCATGTGTCATCATATATTTGGCATATGCCATAACTTCTCAAACAAATATACTTGCGGATATAAACCATTTATTCGCATCAATAACCTATACGCACACTCTAATTTATGGTGTATGGCCTCCTTTTAATCCAGTCATATGGAGTCTTGAAGTGGAAATTCAGTTTTACGTATTGGCTCCATGGTTAATTTTATTTCTTTTTTCCGGTTCAGGAAAATATTCATGGTATATTCGCATCACTATATTATTTTGTTTTTCATTAATATTAAAAGGTTTCTTTTATAATGAATTGAAACAATTACATTTACACCTATCTATATTAAACCATCTTCATTATTTTCTTGTAGGGTTTACCATTGCATATTTATTCTTACGACAGAAAGAACTGTTATATAGAAAATACTTCATATGGGACATTGTTGGATCCATCTGCTTTTATTTACTCTTCTATTTTATATGGAATCCTAATCAACTATACTTTTGTATAGCATTGTTTTTGTTATTTCTAAGTGTCTTCAAAGGATATTTTATAAATTGGATATGTAGAAGAAAAGTATTATACATAATAGGAGGAATGTGCTACACAATTTATTTACTACATTATCCATTATTTCATTTTACAGGCAAACTAACTAAAAAAATACTCCCATTTGACTTTTACTATTCGAACTATTTAATACAAGCTACATTATTACTTCCAATTGTATTTACAATATGTTGTTGTTACTATATATTAATAGAGAAGCCTTGTATGAACAAAAATTGGCCACAAACACTCAATGCAAAAATTAAACGTATTACCTATTTTAAAATAAAGTCATGA
- a CDS encoding glycosyltransferase family 2 protein, producing MMTTLQILFWLSLFLVFYTHLGYGILLYMLVKLKELFVKPVRRQLPPDKRLPDVTLFITAFNEEEVVDEKMRNCLGLDYPADKLHIVWTTDGSNDSTNQRLEDWPQATVHFQPLRQGKTAAMTRGMMLVDTPLVVFTDANTMLNREAIREIVRAFEDPKVGCVAGEKRIAVQEKDGAAAGGEGIYWKYESTLKALDARLYSAVGAAGELFAVRRELFTVMEPDTLLDDFILSLRIAMQGYKIAYCTQAYAIESGSADIREEQKRKVRIAAGGLQSIWRLRELLNPFRYGVLTFQYVSHRVLRWSLAPVLLFALLPLNIAILLAGGSPVCYGTILALQLLFYIMGGWGYYLSTRQVKNKLLFIPYYFLFMNINVMKGVNYLRKKKGTGAWEKAKRTKTESLNQ from the coding sequence ATGATGACAACACTGCAAATCCTTTTCTGGCTCTCCCTCTTCCTCGTATTCTATACCCACCTGGGATACGGAATACTGCTTTACATGCTGGTCAAACTGAAGGAACTCTTTGTGAAACCTGTCCGGCGACAGCTCCCCCCGGACAAAAGACTGCCGGACGTGACACTCTTCATCACAGCCTTTAACGAAGAAGAGGTGGTGGACGAGAAGATGCGCAACTGTCTCGGGCTGGACTACCCGGCGGACAAGCTGCACATCGTGTGGACCACCGATGGAAGCAACGACTCTACCAACCAGCGACTGGAAGACTGGCCGCAGGCCACCGTCCACTTCCAACCCCTGCGGCAAGGAAAAACGGCCGCCATGACACGGGGCATGATGCTGGTGGACACGCCGCTCGTAGTGTTTACCGATGCCAATACGATGCTCAACCGCGAAGCAATACGCGAAATAGTCCGGGCTTTTGAAGACCCGAAGGTGGGATGCGTTGCCGGTGAGAAAAGGATAGCCGTGCAAGAAAAAGACGGTGCGGCGGCCGGAGGAGAAGGCATATACTGGAAATATGAATCGACACTGAAAGCACTGGATGCACGCCTCTACTCCGCCGTGGGAGCCGCAGGCGAACTATTTGCCGTACGCCGGGAGCTCTTCACAGTGATGGAACCGGACACGCTGCTGGACGACTTCATCCTGTCGTTGCGCATCGCCATGCAGGGATACAAGATAGCATATTGCACGCAGGCGTATGCCATCGAAAGCGGATCGGCCGACATACGCGAGGAGCAGAAGCGGAAAGTGCGTATCGCAGCCGGTGGACTGCAATCTATCTGGCGGCTGAGAGAACTGCTCAATCCGTTCCGTTACGGAGTGCTGACGTTTCAATACGTATCGCATAGAGTGCTGAGGTGGTCTCTGGCACCGGTGCTGCTGTTCGCGCTGCTTCCACTCAACATCGCCATTCTACTGGCGGGGGGCTCCCCTGTCTGTTACGGCACCATCCTGGCACTCCAGCTCCTATTCTACATCATGGGAGGATGGGGCTACTACCTTTCTACCCGGCAAGTGAAAAACAAGCTGCTCTTCATCCCGTATTATTTCCTGTTTATGAACATTAACGTAATGAAAGGTGTTAACTACCTTCGTAAAAAGAAAGGAACAGGAGCATGGGAAAAAGCCAAAAGAACAAAAACGGAATCCTTAAACCAATAA
- a CDS encoding hybrid sensor histidine kinase/response regulator — MDRILHDVDNAHKILQLTSDTLILVDKNGTCLDIDPHSDLWFLQEDRLLGKNLFNLLPDHTFQKLLPDFRRVTQQGITVNRNYRLPLEGGETYYFKCIMQPYDGDKVLCQYRDITARSNVKLQLERTNYELKEIQKAAQIGQWKYSSREKTFYYRGYNGIVCTEEERSINFQDYYETILSEDLPAVNTWMEANRRELLKEYIEYRILLEGQVYYMRQQCYLRNEEEDGNIVLEGYIQNITDIQRKRNDINTLTHAINNAKESVYAARRDGTLIFANRQFRLNHRIAEQADLSLIRVFDVVGDMTCIEDWEERYRSIREGQTLNFLAYQPLKHDKNTLAFEGTMYSVTTDDGEETFWSFTHDISERIRYESQIKRFNRIMDTTMENIPAGIVVKDIENDFRYIYRNRESYNRDISSENAIGMNDFDYYPPEMAQQKRKEDMEIAATGKGMHWIMEGKDKNGNLLILDKQKIMVESEDFSPIIVSIEWDITQLELMRRELIESKEKAETSDKLKSAFLANMSHEIRTPLNAIVGFSRIISESDNAEERREYYEIVDANNERLLQLINEILDLSKIESGIVEFTYGPVRLHPLCKEIHDAHVFRCPQGVELRFDSPDEALSIHSDKNRIFQVFSNLIGNAFKFTTEGSVSYGYKQEGERVVFYVKDTGLGIEPEKLGRVFQRFAKLNNFAQGTGLGLSICKTIIERLGGEIAVSSEVGTGTTFTFWLPLENVIQDTETGTNSHLPGEAVGTQPSEVLPAKEDTPRPKEETTEKEEDLRTTAVETEKATILIAEDTDSNFDLLNAILGRKYRLVRARDGMEAVTMYDEVNPDLILMDIKMPNLDGLEATRIIRQLSAEVPIIAQSAYAYEHDRNAAEEAGCNDFISKPIAQEKLKEKIKKWLK, encoded by the coding sequence ATGGATAGAATATTGCATGACGTAGACAATGCCCACAAGATACTTCAACTGACATCCGACACACTGATCTTGGTGGACAAAAACGGCACGTGTCTGGACATCGACCCACACAGCGATTTGTGGTTTCTGCAAGAAGACAGACTCTTGGGGAAAAATCTGTTCAACCTGCTTCCCGACCATACCTTCCAGAAACTGCTACCGGACTTCAGGCGGGTGACCCAACAGGGGATAACGGTGAACCGCAACTACCGGCTGCCACTAGAAGGGGGCGAAACGTATTACTTCAAATGTATCATGCAGCCGTACGACGGTGACAAGGTGCTGTGCCAATATCGCGACATCACGGCGCGCAGCAACGTAAAACTGCAACTGGAACGCACCAACTACGAGCTGAAGGAGATACAAAAAGCGGCACAAATAGGGCAATGGAAATATTCATCGCGAGAGAAGACATTCTATTACCGGGGATACAACGGAATCGTATGCACGGAAGAAGAGCGGAGCATCAACTTTCAGGATTACTACGAAACCATCCTAAGCGAAGACCTGCCCGCCGTGAACACGTGGATGGAAGCCAACCGCCGCGAACTCTTAAAGGAATACATCGAATACCGCATCCTGCTGGAAGGACAGGTATATTATATGCGCCAGCAATGCTACCTGCGGAATGAAGAAGAAGATGGCAACATCGTCCTGGAAGGGTATATACAGAACATCACCGACATACAGCGGAAACGAAACGACATCAACACGCTGACGCATGCCATCAACAATGCCAAAGAAAGTGTGTACGCGGCACGCAGAGACGGCACGCTGATATTTGCCAACAGGCAGTTCAGGCTGAACCACCGGATCGCGGAACAGGCGGACTTGTCACTGATACGGGTGTTCGATGTCGTGGGCGATATGACCTGCATAGAGGACTGGGAGGAACGTTACCGCAGCATACGGGAAGGCCAGACCCTCAACTTCCTGGCCTACCAACCCCTGAAGCACGATAAAAACACACTGGCCTTTGAAGGCACCATGTACAGTGTGACAACGGACGACGGAGAAGAAACCTTCTGGTCGTTCACCCATGACATATCGGAACGTATCCGGTACGAATCGCAGATCAAACGCTTCAATCGCATCATGGATACTACGATGGAGAACATCCCGGCAGGTATCGTGGTAAAAGATATCGAGAACGATTTCAGGTACATCTACCGTAACCGGGAGTCGTACAACCGGGACATCAGCTCAGAAAACGCCATCGGAATGAACGACTTCGACTACTACCCGCCGGAAATGGCACAGCAGAAGCGAAAAGAGGATATGGAAATTGCCGCTACCGGAAAAGGGATGCACTGGATTATGGAGGGCAAGGACAAAAACGGAAATCTGCTGATTCTCGACAAGCAAAAAATCATGGTGGAAAGCGAGGACTTCTCTCCCATCATTGTCAGCATCGAATGGGACATCACCCAGCTGGAACTGATGCGCCGTGAACTGATAGAATCGAAAGAGAAAGCGGAAACATCGGACAAACTGAAGTCGGCTTTCCTTGCCAACATGAGCCACGAGATACGCACGCCCCTCAATGCCATCGTAGGATTCTCGCGCATCATCTCGGAGAGTGACAATGCGGAGGAAAGGAGGGAGTATTACGAGATTGTAGACGCCAACAACGAACGGCTGTTGCAACTGATCAACGAAATATTGGATCTTTCCAAAATAGAGTCGGGCATCGTAGAGTTCACTTACGGGCCGGTGAGGCTGCACCCACTTTGCAAAGAGATTCATGATGCACACGTATTCCGCTGTCCGCAGGGAGTGGAACTGAGGTTCGACTCGCCGGACGAAGCGCTAAGCATCCACTCGGACAAGAACCGGATCTTCCAGGTATTCTCTAACCTGATAGGCAACGCGTTCAAATTTACCACAGAAGGCAGCGTAAGCTATGGTTACAAACAGGAAGGCGAGCGAGTTGTATTCTACGTCAAAGATACCGGACTGGGTATCGAGCCCGAAAAGTTGGGAAGGGTATTTCAACGGTTTGCCAAACTGAACAATTTTGCCCAGGGTACGGGTCTGGGATTGTCAATCTGTAAAACGATCATCGAACGGCTGGGCGGAGAGATTGCGGTCTCCTCGGAAGTGGGCACAGGAACCACATTCACCTTCTGGCTGCCTCTTGAGAATGTCATACAAGATACGGAAACGGGAACGAACAGCCACTTGCCCGGCGAAGCCGTCGGAACACAGCCGTCGGAAGTGCTCCCGGCCAAAGAGGATACGCCCCGCCCCAAAGAGGAAACGACGGAAAAGGAAGAGGACCTTCGGACAACCGCAGTCGAAACAGAGAAAGCCACCATACTGATAGCCGAAGACACAGACAGCAACTTCGACCTGCTGAACGCTATTCTGGGTAGAAAATACCGCTTAGTACGCGCCAGAGACGGCATGGAGGCCGTGACCATGTATGACGAGGTAAATCCGGATCTGATATTGATGGACATCAAGATGCCTAACTTAGACGGACTGGAAGCTACCAGAATTATCAGGCAACTGTCCGCGGAAGTACCCATCATTGCACAAAGCGCATACGCTTACGAACACGACCGGAATGCAGCCGAAGAAGCCGGATGCAATGACTTTATCTCAAAACCGATCGCTCAGGAAAAGCTAAAGGAAAAGATAAAGAAATGGCTGAAATAA